AAGCGCCATACGATCCTTGACTGAGCCGGTCAGGTTGAAATACTCCAGCTTGGCCCAGACATTGACACCGTTGCCGTTGGTCATATGTTTGACCCTTGCCAGCGGTGTATTGCCGATCAGTTTGAGAACATCTTCAGAAGTTTTC
Above is a window of Candidatus Zixiibacteriota bacterium DNA encoding:
- a CDS encoding pyridoxal-phosphate dependent enzyme, whose amino-acid sequence is MKTSEDVLKLIGNTPLARVKHMTNGNGVNVWAKLEYFNLTGSVKDRMAL